CTGAAAAATGAAAACTTTTGATAACTATTATAAAATacagatccattccctgaagtgaatgtagACAATATTTAGTAAAAATACAAATAAGAATATGTACTTGATCGTGAAGATATCACTACTCATCTCTAgaagagataaaataatagaGAAAAAAAATTCTAAATATTCTATGTTTTATTCCCGAAGTAATAACTCAGAAAtctgctcccgaagtagcaaGCTCTGAAATCTGCTCTGTTTgaattttactcctgaagtagtaaaactttaaactttactcttGAAATAGTAAATCTGGTGAACTCTTAAATTTTCTTTCAAAGTAGTAGAACTGTGAATTTACTCCTGAAGTGGTAAACCTGTGAACTTTCTCCCGGAGtagtaaaattttaaaatttactcCAAAAGTAGTAGAACTTTGAGATTTACTCCCGAAGTAATAAGACTTTGAACTATACTCTCAAAGTAGTAAGACCTTAAACTTTATTCTTGAATGTGGTAAGGCTTTGAACTTTACTCCCTTAGaagtttaactttaaaatttactcctcgaatgataataataaaaatgTTTGAAACAACCAGTGCTAATAATTTTTCTACATATATGTGGCAGATTGAACATGATAACCATATCATGTACATGATCTATATAATGATTATTAAACTTCTTCAGTAATGACACTTGTTATGCGTGTCTTTACATCATTGTCAAAGCaattatactatatatacacacatcgTTGTTAATAGTCTTGACAAACACTCCGTGTTATAAAGGTAAATGTTTCATAATTCTCTTGTGTTCTAAAATATTTATGTGGCATAATGTTGATGCTTAATATGCTATATATACCATTTAACTTGACCAGGAACATATTTGTTTTGTTATATTTTGAGAAATCAGTACAAATAAATGTGGTCATCAAGTTTTCTTTTGCTATCTTTTGTGTATTTCTTGTGCTTGAGTAAAATAATGAGCCGCTAAAAATTATGTATAAAGTTCATCTAAATGACCAagtttcattccccgaagtgaatgaagaaataccacaacacacctcctgaagagataaaataacaaaggaTATAGATATTATTTTGTGGTATGAAGGTCATTGCTACAAGTACCTGTCGTACGTCAAATTATCTTGGATACCTTTATAACGTATCATTCCAAGGGATTTTGTAGAATATTTTCTATTATGGCCACATTGATATAGCattggttagttgttattgattttccTGAAGGAAATAATAAATTCgtatatttttcttgatcaaggaTATAATTTTATGCGGTCACCGCTAAGATACAAAATATTTAGATGTTAATAGCGAATCTCCCtcaaggagatgtttgaaatactGAAGTTTAGAGCATAATGTTTATTGTTAGTTATTTATGAATTTATTATCTTTAAAAGTAAATTTGTTTACTGTATTCTTACATGACATCAGAAAGATCATCAAATTCTCTTTCGTGACACTAGCAGTGTCTAAGCAATATTTGGTAGTGCAAAATTAGTGACCAAGGTCTCCAGAAGAGCTTAATTATTTGTGCACAAGAATCATGACCCAGCAGTGTCCAAACAATATATGATTATGGAAAGCATATTGAAAGCTCCTGAAGAGtttatctattattatgtcattCTTCTTGTAtcgcaatataaaaaaaaaaattgttatgaTCAAAATACAAGTTGTAGTAAACCCGAGTTTACTGATAAAAATGATCAATACTACAAaggattggaagattgaatatcttcaagttactacggGTAAGAAATATATTTATGAAAGGTTGCCCGATTTGTACtacaaatataagcatgatgaatcacatgaacaataaaccagaagtgtatattgatataaaattcatgtcatagtaaaccagaagtttactaaaacaaatagcacatgacatggtaaacttgaagtttactagtataaataattttattagtcggCATGAGCGATTTGATCatcccgattcaaatatgatgtgcagattgagtatttgacatatattgaagaactagaagattcttcaataATTTATTATTGTTGCTTGTTCTAATGATAAATTGATTATACTGGCTAAAGTTGGATTGAGTTCCCTAGATtctgaaaaaatataaaaggtgaatatgggcccgttcacctgttatgtgatatcttaaatagatgcatcgataAGACGGTCACAAGTGCTTTTATTGTCAACCCGcagtttgacatatgcaaagttacttgctcaaaataattgagttgagagtacaattttcagattatgtaatcaagagaattcatcttgttaatgctggtttatatccaagCTGGTTTGGCATTAAATGCCTCTACTAAATAGCCAAACCATtacttatgagaacaaagcttcatgtggtgatctgaaatatgatatattgtatacaacatcacttgtatgcttcagactaataaattatgataaattctctcctcacaattggttcagggttaggaacCAAATGTTTCCATCTAATAgttttttatgtgtggtatatgattaatgaatctaccatgatgcacaaaaatggattcccccaaagaagatgggatatatgttagtttttctaacataagggggagagaataagcagctgagGAATATATTATGAATTATCATTAGTGTGATCTTCATTAAAaggataattcaagtcaaatgctagaagcatttgctgacccaaaattaatttctaatttcagctacaaaatgctcctattaaattcatgtccctAAAGGACATAGTCTACAGCATGCATGAAGCGTGGTAGACTAATCGGTTCCAAACGCAATAataattgaaaagaaagaggagcaaatggtcaatgatcattataaagaggcaatgtgctcttgaagagcctacgacataatacttcatgaaacctcatgagaggtttaggtacctaaaaataatggaagtgatgagatctcaataagttatgtcacattgcgaACCGATATAAATGATATACCGTCGACGATAtttttgatacaatatagcgcaatattgtaaaagattgtgaggatctaaattctacgtctatCAAAGCATGTTAAtgtagaaattattatcaagtgaaatgacgcatcttggtaagcgtaaagcttattggacctgctgtccggacaccagaagatgtcacatatttagatagaaataaatgttgtcacaacctatatgaattacttgacaaaattatatgaaaattcctgaagaattttaaatgcctgaagcatatacaagttgtagaaatttgttcataattcttatatgaattaagCAAGGTGAACGCGATtttatcaccttaatgaatatttactgactaagggcacaaatgactctatttatccttacgtctttgtgaaaatcaaaatctgtcatattTGTTAGTGCAAATTGATGACTTGAGaattattgaaactcttgaagagttttcaaaagaaatagattatctgctgaaagaagttgaaatgagaaacttgcagaatttTTTGGTCTTGAAGTgtcatatctttatgcaattaatgcatttatatattttgctatgactgTGGGGGATTATAGTCATACGATGTTGTTCTACGTGACAGTCAAGTCATATAAAGATAATATttgtttataaagcaagtcaggaatgcacttggagtgatttcaacaatacACCTCTATTCAAAGACTGAAGAAGCAACAGTATACATAGCCCAACTAAAGAGAGAATTCATAAAAGCACAAGTCATGCTTCATCAAAgtgttcttcacacacgagctccaaaagaatggtgatatcaacgtgcaagagATTTGTTCGAGCGTTAATATGACTGATTTATTCGTCAAGTCTATATCAACAGCAAATGAGTGAAGACgtgaagattcaagtttttgaattgaagttctcatcagggggagttaatacgcgttgtacttTTTTTCCCTTTCAAGGTTTTTGTCCCACTTGATTTTTTCTTGTGAGGTTTTTAATAAGGCAACCAAATAGCGTATTActagaaatgtgtactctttttccttcactagatttTTTCACATTGagtttttttctagtaaggttttaacgaggcacattatctaccaaatagacatccaagggggagtgttataaatattatttaattatgaatGTCTATTTTAGGAGAAACtttagggtttgtgactttgACACAAAATTAACTTTTttctataaatagagatgttcttTTCATTGTATAGAATCCCTAACAATAGAGAAATAAAAAATTGCTGTCTTCTCTCCTTCTCTACAAATATTCTTGTTCttcctttattattttataacaattttaatCAAATTCCATTCTCCTCATTTTTTTAGAATAATCTAATCCCTTATTTGTGGAATAAAAGTCTAATTACAGattgttctctctctctctctctcccatgGCTGAGAGAACAATCCTTTCTTTCCCTTCCCTCCCAAACCCTAATTCTCTCTAATCTCAATATTTCTCCTTTCTAAATTAAGATTTTACATCcctgttttttttcttttctttttgcttATAGATATAATTACATTTTCATCCTTGAGAAAcctgattgattgatgaattttTCCAATCCGATTGATTTGGATTTGGATGTTTGTTTTAATTTGGGGTCACCTAAATGATGATTACGGATCCGAGTTTAGTCCATTACGCGTGTGTTGGTAAAGGTACAATTATCGTAGCTGAAATCAATTCAAAAGATGCCGATCTTGGATCTTTAGCCTTAAAATGCCTTGAAAAAACACCACCTTTACATGCTTTTTTCTCCCATACTATCCGAAATCGAACATACGTGTTCTTAATCGAAAACCCATTTGTTTTTTTCGCGATTTTCGATGAAAAGATTGAGAAATCTGATGGTTTATTGTTTTTAAAGAGAGTTAAGGACGCGTTTGGTGAAGTGATTGAGAGGTCTTCTGGGAAGAAGAGATTGGATAAAATCCAATCGCATTGTTTTCAGGGGGAATTGAATCCTGTTTTTCATCAATTGTTGGATTCAAGTATTGATGTGGATGAGGGAGGTAATTCGCCGAGGAGTGAGCTGGATCATCATAATGGGCGAAGCGCGAGTTTGGATTCGATGAAAGGGAAGAAAATTGGGTCAATGCCATTGCTTGCTGATGCTGCGAATAGCTTGAAGTTGAAAAAGAAGAGGTTTTTCGGGCATTTTAAGAAGAGGAGTGAGGATATTGGTGGTGAGAAGAAAGTGGATGTTTGTGGTGATGGTGGGATGAGATTGACCAGAGAGTTTTCGGTTGTTATGCAAAAGAATGGTGGATTGGTTCAtcatggagaaggaggaggagggcATCATCAAAAGGCGAAGAAAGTGTGGAAGAAACAAGTTTGGGTTGTGTTGTCCTTGGATTTAATCGTCTGCACCGTTTTGTTCATAGTTTGGTTGTGTGTTTGCAGGGGCTTCAAATGCATTGATGCTTGATTGATACTACTACTActtatgttccgtgttttttcGTCTATCGCTAACGATAGATGTTTTCCACTGAATTCGAAGATCAAATGCTTCATGTGTTCCATCAATGTCACTCGAGCTACCAAGTCTTTTTCTCAGTATATGTTTCTAAGCAACTTTTTATTATGTATGATGTTTTTAAGTTGTGCATTGTGTGGATATTATGACATATGCGAACTTTTcttttaatatatgtgtgttactCCTATCTTGGAGATAACCATTATAAATTGTATGATATTTgctggtaaaaaaaaaaagggggggggggggggggggggggggaatgattCTTTCTGTAGTCTATTTATTAAGTTTCGTCTGTACCAAGTAATGACAACCAGGATTTGAACTATCGAGCTTATTGTTGTCTTGGAAGTGTTGCTTTTATTTGTGTGATTGTTTTTCTTGTCAAATgaaacactttttttttccacAGTGATAGCCAATATCTATCTGATGATAATGACACTGATTATGCTTCATTAACCTTGTAAAATTCCTAGGAAGTAACTTGTAGTTGACTTTTCCATTTTATGTTACATCCAAAGGAGACAAAATgtgaatgaatttggaatgagAGAAGCATGCATGAAGCAGACATTTCTCTAATTATCAGGCTGCTCTTGTTTCTGTTTTGCTTGTGGTTCTTACGTTTGCAGATTCAATTGTAGCGATAGGATGTGATTGTGTTTCAAGCTTCTAAATACAACTCTCTTCAGGTTTTTTGAAGCTCTGAACAAAGAGACTCAATGTTCACTTGATGGTATGTGCAATTTTTCTGAGATTTTAGCTTTCTACTTTTTGAATGTACTACCCTTTTGGTTGAATAAAAAGGTGCAACTAAATATAAATATGCATTAAACAGTAGTCTATCAAAAAATATTGATTGTACAATGGAAATTAGAATCTGACACAATGTTTGGCTTGTATTTTTGAGCCTTACTGAATTATTAGGGACAACTTCAATTTTTGTTATTTGAATGAAGTCTAAGAGAACCTAGTGAGTTATTTTCTCTACGCAAGTTGGGTGGGGCTAGAACCATAAGTAAGAGCTTTGGAAATATGTAAGGCAAGTCACAGTTTGTTCGCAGGATATGGTGATTCTCTTAGTAGTGATGGATGATGTGATTCAAGATTGTTAGTTACTAGATTTCTCTGCTTTTTGGCATCAGCTACTGCCATGCTGGAGAGATTAACTCCCAAATGGTCTCCAATACAACCTATTTTAGGGTTGCATTATCTTTCTGTAATATGAAACATTGGTTAGATTTTTATGAAGTGGTATTCTGCAAAGGTTGCAAAATCAATGATAGTTCTCATCATGGTTTTATCAGCTTGCTTTGTTGACTTCAAGTTTCTCGAAACTATGCTCATATATTTCTGCTACCTTATCTCGCTCGCACATTCTATACCTGTTTGGTGTATAACTTGAATGGTTTTTCATATTCCCATCAGAAATAAGGTGGCTATCTGTAGTGGATGGTTAATAACTACCTTAGAGGTGAATATGGTTGTGAATTCTCTGTTTTTGAGTACTGAAAGAACACTTGTACTATTGCTAAACTGTCCATTATTCAAGGCTGCTGTTCCTTTAATGTTGAGCTGATTAGTTACCATCAGCCATTAAACCTATAGATTGGCATTGGAGTGGCATTTATCTTTTGGTGGGCAATGAGGATGAATTTGCCAAGTTAAACATTTCGTCCTAATCCCTATAGCCAAGTTCAACAAATCGTCGTAGAAGTTCGTTACTTCAAATTCTCGATCTGCCTCTGCCTGTAGCATGTGTGTGTTACTGAGCCTGCTATTGAATACATGATTTTCAGGTAATCGAGTCATGTCCTCCCACATAGATCCATTGTAATTGGACACTCTTATAGGTAAATGACCTTGCCAAGCATGGCACCTGGGGATCATGGAGATTATTTCTGCATAATCTGAACCACGTAAACACCTTTTTTTATGATTAAAAATAATGGGCAGTTGTAAGTTCTAGATATGGAGGATTGCACAACTGAGTTACATCTTGAGGGGATTTTAATTCCATCCTTAACTGCAAAGAAAAGTAAGACAGTTCTGGAGATGGAGAATTGTGCAAGTGAGTGAACACATGCATATATACTTTATCCATATGGACACACAAATCTAATAAGAGCTGATGACATTTGATAACTGTTGCTTTAAAAGTGTAAACTGTTGCACAGCATGTGGGAAATATCCACTGGCCTCGAGCATTATAATCTAAATTCAGAACTCTCGTTGAAGCACCGCCAAACACAATAATATGAACTCATAGAGATATCAGACTAAAGTTATCAGCTAGTGGTACCATATTTCATGATTCTATCAATTCGTAACACACCTGAAAATTAGCTCGCCAGATAAAGATCGTCCGGACCTTAAGAAGACAATAATATATTGCTACAACTAATTTGGGACACTTAAAATTCAGTGCCACGACATTCAAGACTGGACATCTATTGTGCATGGACAAGGTAACATGGAACTCGACATTGAGTTAAAAATTAAGAATAGTGATTGGTCTATGTATCATGTTAAGACAATAAACCTTAACCCTAGTTTAACCCAAAAAACTAGCTCACGGATAATTAATGATTGTCCAAAACTAGATTACGAGATAACAACCAATTTCCTCATCCAATGCTGGACGCTTAACAACTACTACAGATATATTAGGTTCGGTGTGGTAATATGATCTTTGGTCACATTAGCAAGCCCTTTTGCTATATCATTAGTCAAGCATTAACGCCTATTTTCTTTATCAATGATAGAGCGAgaggcagagagagagagagagtgatgAAGTTGGTTGATGCTCAAGTGAAAACGAACGTACAGTACAAAACAAGTTGATACAccacaagaagaaaaaaaaatcggcATTGTGAGTGGTGACACATTTGTGATAAATTAGTTTCTCgatacgtgcgttgcacgtgtatgtCGAGTCACAGTGTTTTAAGTGATTAATGTGGACCGTAACATCTTGACTTGTTTGTCGACACAAATAGACGCGTCAGAAGTTCCATATAGATTACTTCTCAATACAATTTCTTTCACATTCATTAAAATTTCATGTACCGATTCTTGAATGCCCGTTATGGTAGAATATTCATGTGGGACTTTCTCAGATTTTACACGTGTGATACATGTTCCTTCTATTTCTCCAAGTAAAGCTCTTCACATCGCAATGCCTATTGTGTCGGCTTGGCCTTTCATAAGTGGAGACAAAATAAAGCGTCCATAATAAAGGCGTTTACTGTCTGTTCTTGATTCAACACACTTCCACTGTAGTGTCCGAGTAGATACTGTTACTTTCTCTCGAACCATAGTACTATTATTTGATTAGATCATCGAATCTTTTATTTCTCTTGGAATTTCTTCAATGTTCAGTTCTACACACGTCTCAAGATAAAATAGTCAaaatttattttaatatatataacTATTTTTTACTTATTTTGGTTTTATATATGGGGAGTTCTGATACTACTTACTTTATTACTATTGCTATTTTACTTTCTTATATACTCACACCCCCAccgacataaaaaaaaaaatgggaaaatGGCTAAAACTTGAATGATGAAGTTGGCGGTAACTTCTTATTGATGTTACATACAATAATGAATATTGtgttaaaaaaattaatatttttctttATCAATGCAACTATATTTTTAACTTGAGGAAGATCATAATTATGACAATATGGCTTTCAACCCACACCATCTTGTGTGAACAACAATTTTTGGATATGTGGCAAGTCTCGCTACTATATCTTGTTGGAATCTTCAAGTTCATTCAAACACTTAACAAACTCATAATTGGTCAAGAAGAGAAATGTATAAAGAGTCTAAAATATCAATATATTATAAAACATGAGAACCATGGGTTATTAGATTTCATTAGGGCTAATAGTTAAAAATGCAAAAGATATCTGATAATAAAAAAGAGCACTACCTTAGGTTTCTTTCACAGCCAAACCATCAACCACATGCACATCCATGAAATGATGAGACATCCTTCCTTGATGATATGTTTATGCATTCACAATAAACGATCAAAATGACAAATATGAGAGAGAAATAGGCAGATATAAATGGATACAGCAATGGACAACATAAAAAGATTTCAGAATTATAATTTATAGCTATGTCAACATATTCAATATTCGAGTAAATAGAAAAGACAAATAATTTTTATCATATCCTAAATTTATCAAATATTCAAGTTTAGCAGACCTTGGCTTTAAACTCAGTATCTAAATTAAATAATCGACATAATCCTACACCCTACAGAATTTATACTTTGAGAATTCTTCATATTATGTGTTATAGTATTGGTGCCTTGGCTAATGACTCAACACACATAATCGCATTTACTCTCTGTTTCTTTGTGTGCGTATCTATTGTATTTAATGGTTAGGGAATAGAGAGTTGTCACTACCAGTTGATTTCAATTGAGTCATATCTCATCTTAGAAGAAAAAAGAAGTCTCGTCAATTTTGCTAATGGTCGTGTATGAAGCTGTGCTTGGGTTGTTTGTTTGTTATTTAAATGGTCGCAACTTTTCCCTCTTTAAGAAACCGTTGGTTCTTTTTATAGATTTAGGTTTTTATTTATTAAATGGGGTATTAGATTAATAAGAAGAGTATTttagtaatttaacttttaaattaGGAATTTTCTGCTTTTAATAAAATATAGATAGATTTTTTACTGTTTCGAATTGCTTCTCTTAGAAATTTTGTGatggtttttttttccttttggtcACTTCGTGATGGATTTATAACCCCATCAAAAATGTTTGTAGGGAAATTTAGACACGAAGTGTTAGAAAATGTACTACAAGCTGATCTGATACGCTGCCTTACTCATTTCGAGAAAATAATTAGGGTAATTCATTGTTTACACCAAATTAAATACTTGAACTATAAAATTCACAAATAAAAATGAGAATACATTTGCTTAATCTTAATTGAGTAATAAAATACGTATGCAACTCACGTATCTTACATTTATTTATTTGCTAATAATATAGGTGCAAGTAGGTTTTTTTCTCTGATTTCACATATAATTTCTTCTTTATCTTCCATAAGTATTTGCTCAATGAAACTAATATGCTTCCGATATGCGCACGGATAAGCTGATTTTAGAGCACCTGTTTAAGTTATGTCTTaagtttataaatatttgaacgTCTACCCACTCGGAGTAATTTTCGACATGTGATATCTAAAGTTAGTCTTAATAAAAGCCTAACTTCAAGCAAAATGTTTGAAATTTCATATGATTGAAGTTCAGACATTTCTGCCTGAAGTTCAAGCATTTTTTCATGAACTTCAGGCACATATGGCTGAAGTTCAACAATTTTTTGCTTGAAGTAGTTCAAGTACATATTTTGCTTGAAGTTCATGCACATACTGGTGAAGCAGAACTACTCGAACTTTAGATATATGAAACTTCAAATTATTTGTCTAAACCTAACTTTGGGACATCACATATCTGAGTTGTTCTAAATTGGGTAAACGTGCAAAAGTTTTTAAAACAATGAGTACTAATTAAATAATACTAATATCCAGTAAATTGAAGTTGTTTGGCTatgaaaattattcactttttttcaggaataatttttcactttattctgaaattagtgtttggttgtaatTTTCAAATCCAACTTGAGTTGCTTTTCAAATCTGAAAATTTTAAAAACGCAAATAcataaataactaccttttaatgcTTGCTTTCAATATGTAGCTACCTTTTTGCTATTTACAACTCGTAGCTACATTTAGGTATTTTCGTTGCATTTgactgtatttcaatgtatttgaatacactgttcagtTGTATTCAACCTTATTTGATGTCACATGTAGTTGGATACACGCGACCTTAATTTCTTTGAACACATGTGTATTCAAAATGATGTATTTAAGTGCATTTAATATACGGCGGGGGCTGTGTATTTATTGTGTTTATATATTGATGTATCCTTTGAAATTATATACAGACATATAAATAGATCATTTAAACAGcacatacagtcaaatacatctaGTTTGCGCCCAAAATACAATTAGCCAACGGCTGTATTTGAATGAATTTCAACAAAATTTCATATGcaaatttcaaatacattgtATTTACTCAAAAATTGTATACAAACATAGGTACATAGATCATTCAATCAacacatacagtcaaatacatctagtccccccccccccccccccccccctcccccacaaAATACAATCAGCCAACAACTATATTTGACTAGATTTCAACAAaatttcatatacataatctCAAATACACTCATATCTAAGATACAACAAGGAAAAGAAGCCATGAGTTCCGGTATACGTCAAATCTGAGAAGCGTAATGACAATGGAGGAGGCAGTGGCGTTTATCAGATCTGGTGGTGCTGCCGTGGAGGAGGAAGAGGTGGAGGGGGATCCGGAGATGTGGTCACCATTGAAGCAATAATATGTGAGAAAGCTAACTTGGCCGGAGATATGGTATTTGGCCGCAGAGACGAAGGAGACGGCGACAGCCGAGAGAGAAAaaaagaggagagagagagagagagagagagagagagggagagagataAAGGAGAGATGCACCAGAGAGAGGGAAAGGTATTTAgccagagagagagagaagtgagGGAGAAGAGAGGAATGAGGGAGAAATACAAGCCATAAACCTAATGTATTTTGGTATAGCTTGAATGGTAATTTGCAAAATCACtgtagttactaaatataaataaattgaaaggtagttattatcaataattacctcttagagGTAGCTATGCCAAGTAATTATTCCACTTTAAAAAGTTTTCCAAGCCTGTTTTCCAACTCTATCTTCATAAATCCCAAATAAAGTACTCCTTCTCTCCTTTGCGAAaggtataaccaaacacaactcgaTCTTCAAATCCAACTTTTATTTCAAATAAAgttaaaaatatttgaaatttatGGCTAAACGCCTAGAAAGTATCTTGTAAATTTTTTACTCCAATATCTATTTAGGCAATTAAAGCCTGTAacttgaagaaattgcacggttcaTCCtgcaaaatcgaacttatgcctagcgcGAAATATAGCTTGTAAGATATTATaatgtgaaaatataaatttatagcCATCGGAAGAATGGTTTGTTTGCAAAAATTGAAAACCAGCACAAAAGCGCAAATGACTCCCGTAAATTGTGTCTGATGACCCAGTGGGCCAATTAACATTGACGGGCCAACGCCCATGTCCCATCTCCCTTGAGCTAAGCAAGTAAGCTTGGaaattcatttttttgtgcggattgtccttcaaaggcgctggtctttaattttttgtccctcaaattggtggtctgtAATTTTTGTATTTCGCCTAATATTTCGATATTAGGGGTTCAAACCctaactcagtaaaaaaaaaaaaaatcacaaggcagaggTTTGTAGCAAACTTAAgcttattcgggcaaaagttaggccttatggtagaggtttgccttaaggcaaacttttattcAAAATTAGGCATTAGGGCAAATATCTTCCTTAAGGCCTAAATTTTGCCtaaattaggcctattcaggtaaaagttaggccttaaggcagaagtttgtaaaattccaactaatggaaaaaaaaaaattgcctgaAGGCAAATCTCTGCCTTAATGTctgaaggcaaaattctgccttaaggtgaaggcaaaactctgtcttacgaatttaaactctaccttgcgattttttttaaaaatttaactGAGCAGGG
The nucleotide sequence above comes from Lycium barbarum isolate Lr01 chromosome 3, ASM1917538v2, whole genome shotgun sequence. Encoded proteins:
- the LOC132632094 gene encoding phytolongin Phyl2.1; this translates as MMITDPSLVHYACVGKGTIIVAEINSKDADLGSLALKCLEKTPPLHAFFSHTIRNRTYVFLIENPFVFFAIFDEKIEKSDGLLFLKRVKDAFGEVIERSSGKKRLDKIQSHCFQGELNPVFHQLLDSSIDVDEGGNSPRSELDHHNGRSASLDSMKGKKIGSMPLLADAANSLKLKKKRFFGHFKKRSEDIGGEKKVDVCGDGGMRLTREFSVVMQKNGGLVHHGEGGGGHHQKAKKVWKKQVWVVLSLDLIVCTVLFIVWLCVCRGFKCIDA